In Elaeis guineensis isolate ETL-2024a chromosome 1, EG11, whole genome shotgun sequence, a genomic segment contains:
- the LOC109505104 gene encoding BTB/POZ domain-containing protein At2g46260-like — MESPKQKVEGDGRKTLRRFMKRELIDPTDQPLRVRIVAKPQPDGGEHIGTEDSLKPEAELFDDTNNGNGAPCGTYISRRSRGVDYSTSGGGSVEEVMDVNSELLSQESLVFRKLFKETKTALLKEPPTIQIEASEEHAFVALLEFICFSRMPPPSYEECVDLLMTAEEFQVLSCAYRCTNQLLRKLNSALSCFELCHKLRWPKVKELLAMEAMNFVTQTDNTELRVPKQKEDHDIMSIKNELLQQPFSIIKALFCMDYLKVESEDDVYDFILCWAQTHYPKPEDHCTAKELHLERLIRFTYLTCRKLEDALQCDFFHPESVSEAVMEALAFKVREPYRRRLPPGGCSSNRFLERCYKRVPVAVNRLWFPEFDRCEVYFSLAISELLDMHYSLGRRESEDFQFGPQLLSLVASYKEVRRTFYFDLSITSKGEILDENVHATRFMAMTNVGDSAEFVEMGTGTFVPAKQETAGGLDLLPGFLLQLLNGVCPFILDGFLHLLVEITCKR; from the exons atggagtcaccCAAGCagaaggtcgaaggagatggaaggAAGACCTTAAGACGCTTCATGAAAAGGGAACTTATCGACCCCACAGACCAACCCCTCAGAGTGCGGATTGTTGCTAAGCCGCAACCTGATGGCGGGGAACACATTGGCACAGAAGATTCCCTGAAGCCGGAAGCAGAGCTATTTGATGACACCAATAATG GAAATGGGGCTCCGTGCGGTACTTATATTTCGAGGCGGTCAAGGGGTGTAGATTATTCTACTTCGGGAGGTGGTTCTGTGGAAGAAGTCATGGATGTTAATTCTGAACTTCTATCCCAGGAAAGCCTTGTGTTCCGCAAG TTATTCAAGGAAACGAAGACAGCACTACTAAAGGAACCTCCAACCATTCAAATTGAAGCATCAG AGGAACATGCCTTCGTTGCACTTCTGGAGTTCATATGTTTTTCCAGGATGCCACCACCCTCTTATGAAGAATGTGTAGATTTGCTGATGACCGCAGAGGAGTTCCAGGTTCTTTCATGTGCTTACCGTTGCACAAACCAGTTGCTGCGCAAGCTAAACTCAGCACTCTCttgcttcgagctttgccataaGTTACGATGGCCCAAGGTGAAAGAGTTACTAGCAATGGAAGCAATGAATTTTGTTACTCAAACGGACAACACTGAATTGAGAGTTCCAAAACAAAAAGAAGACCATGATATAATGAG CATTAAGAATGAACTTCTTCAGCAACCATTTTCTATAATCAAGGCACTCTTCTGCATGGACTATCTTAAGGTTGAATCAGAAGATGATGTGTATGATTTTATACTGTGTTGGGCTCAGACCCACTACCCAAAACCAGAAGACCACTGCACTGCCAAGGAACTGCACCTGGAGCGCCTCATCCGCTTCACTTACCTGACCTGCCGAAAGCTGGAAGACGCCCTCCAATGCGACTTCTTCCACCCTGAATCTGTATCCGAGGCTGTCATGGAGGCCCTGGCTTTCAAGGTCCGGGAGCCATACAGACGCAGACTCCCACCGGGAGGGTGCTCGAGCAACCGATTTCTTGAGCGGTGTTACAAGCGCGTGCCCGTTGCGGTTAACAGGCTTTGGTTCCCAGAATTCGACCGTTGCGAAGTATACTTTAGCCTCGCTATTTCTGAGCTGTTAGACATGCATTACTCTCTGGGCAGAAGAGAGTCTGAGGACTTCCAGTTTGGCCCCCAACTACTAAGTCTTGTGGCTTCCTACAAAGAGGTTAGAAGGACATTTTATTTTGATCTGAGCATTACTTCGAAGGGAGAAATCCTGGACGAGAATGTCCATGCCACTAGGTTTATGGCAATGACAAACGTAGGTGACAGCGCAGAGTTTGTTGAGATGGGCACGGGCACCTTTGTTCCAGCTAAACAGGAAACTGCTGGAGGTCTTGACCTTCTCCCTGGGTTCTTGTTGCAGCTTCTTAACGGAGTCTGCCCTTTCATACTTGATGGATTTCTTCACTTATTAGTGGAGATCACTTGCAAACGATAG